In Palaemon carinicauda isolate YSFRI2023 chromosome 28, ASM3689809v2, whole genome shotgun sequence, the sequence taaaatgAGTAATTGGGGGAGGGGGAACTCTTGTGCAGGGGAGTGATATATGCGCAGACCAAAAACTGGTACGAacgaacgtacaaatgggtgctaatgttagcatggaatgctaacatttgatctacatcaggcgttggcagcactggttactgtattactacatgaaataacctttgaaacggctcctccaaaatatatccagttatactgttttgtattttcctacggttataatacatacaaaaaggaaatgtatagagaagaaaaggtttgttttacggttatatatcaattccccagtatgttttccccacccaaaaccccgagttcccaaagggggtcccccattatcggaggatatagatgtatatatatttctgaaactattcatttgcgacgggaacgagtgttattttcgaagggagcataatttttcctattagaaaaagtagttggtatcctaggttacattgccatgtaatacactacaatgaaaccggctTGGTACCCAGGTAGTAATGGCAACAGGGTAAACATTTACCTGATAACTTCGTCCCTCCTCGTACAACACCAAATTATGCACGGTTGTCTGTACAAGATTAACCTAGTTCATAATAACACCTTAGCAAAACATGACACACTACCAATAGTCATTTCCTATAATCCTTAAACTGTTCTAGTCCGAGTATGAAATTAGCTAATAGATTAACCTAAATGCCCCCATGTGAAATAACTTACAAATATCTTAAGATGGTGATGTCCTGGTACAACTCTGGGGTCAGCATCTGGCTGGCCAGCATTGTGTAGTTAATGACGCCCTTCAGAGGCATATAATAGAACAAAAGACTGCTTTTGGACACTGGCTGAAGACCTGCCTTGACGAGGAGGTCGTTGGCCTTTCCTATATTTCCAAAATTAATGCCCATTTTGGGTTCGGAAATTTAGACACCAAAATTCCAAAAAATGACAACAACAGTGAGCAGCCGACGgaggtcttcttcttcttgatgaagtttcCAGATCTTGTGGGAAAAAGCAGTTTATTTtttaatgtacatatgaaaagatattaaaagatatgaaattatatataaaacactatgtgatatatgatataataaatttaataaaacttACGGTTTCATAGAGAAAGTTAATTTAACACGGTACTTGGGACACCCAGGAATGACTATTCAAAATGCAGATTTTTTTTATGTACATATGAAAAAGTATTAAAAGatatgaaattatatacaaaaaactatgtgaaatatgacataataaatttaataaaacttACGGTTTCATAGAGAAAGTTAATTTAACACGGTACTTGGGACACCCAGGAATGACTATTCAAAATGCAGATTTtttaatgtacatatgaaaaagtattaaaagttatgaaattatacataaaacactatgtgaaatatgatataataaaatcaataaagcatACGGTTTCATAGAGCAAGTTAATTTAACAGGGAACCTGGGTTTGTTGAGGATAGCAGGACGTTAGGATATTGATATtgctagtttattttttattatatatttttttttatataaaacacagCACCAAGCATTCTGGGTGCCTTACCATTACTAGCTAGGCTTTCTTGTTAATGTCTACATGACAGTACTAATACTTTATTTAGGTGTGAATTTGCATAAGATCCAATATATTCTATTACTCACTTTAAAGATTCTTGGAGTTTTTTGTAGATGCGGTAAAACTGActaagaaataattaaaaagacAGGAAATtctgatgtatatacagtatatatatatatatatatatatatatatatatatatatatatatatatatatatatatatatatatatatatatatatatatatatatatatatatatatatatatatatatatcttgagacaTGGTATTTTAATTTCAAGGGTCCATCTTAGTGAGTTCTGatgtttatctattttatatttttatatatgcattgcTTTATTATATTCATCTTCATTATTCATTCTAATTTTcctccttatacatacatacacacacacaaacacacacacacacacacacacacacacacacacacacacacacatatatatatatatatatatatatatatatatatatatatatatatatatatatatatatatatatttgtatatatataattattataatcataatttttctAATTGTTACTTTTAATATGATGGTTATTGATattctaatagtaataaaaataataataataataataataataataataataataataataataatagtaacaataatgttaGGAAATGAGAATTTAGATTAAAATTGTGACAATATTGTGAATAAATCtctgaaaataaattttcatatacatatatacatatatatatatatatatatatatatatatatatatatatatatatatatatatatatatatatatatatacatatatatgtatatatatactgtataaatatatatatatatatatatatatatatatatatatatatatatatatatatatatatatatatatatgtatatatatatatatatatatatatatgtatatatataaatatatatatatatatatatatatatatatatatatatatatatatatatatatatatatatatatatatatatatatatatatatatatatatatatatatatatatatatatatatatatatatatatgacaatttattttcaaagatttattCACAATATTGTCACAATTTTAACCTTAATTCTCATTTTCTAacacttgttattattataattaaaatattagtaattattatcataaaagtaataattatagtaattataattataatatttattattattaaattattattattattaataaattattattattattattattattattattattattattattattattattattattattattattaaatttgatcACTCAGAAAAAAGCGGGAAAACTTGGCGTCCATCTGGCTGATAAGAACGGTAAACCTTCCAACGAATTCTCATATATTGGTAAGATTTTAACTTGATACTTAATTATATGTGCATTTAAGTAATCTTTATTAGTTCAAGTTATAGTGTACTCAATCCTAGAAGGATATCTTACTTAATGTAGGAAATATTTAAGTGTTAATGACGTATTCTGGTTTACGGACCTCGGGGTCGAAATTCTCGAGAGAAGCCATTAATATTTTgcatgttttttgtttgtttttttaagttattttaacCTTGCATGtcattgatataaaatattatgtATTTTAGATTATAGATTAAGCTTCATTTGGGTGGATTCTTAATTTTATTAGGTATAAATCATATTAAAAGACGGTTAAATGTAACTTTTAAATGGCGTATCATCGAAGCCATTAGTATTTTgcttattttgatggtttttaaggGTTATTTTAACCTTCCAtgtaattaatataagatattatatattttaGATTATAAAGGAAGCTTTTTTTAGATGGATTCCTTTTTATATTAGGTATAAATGATATTAAAAGACGGTTAAATGTAACTTTTAAATGGCGATGTCCTTGACgtcttcttatttatttattcgtatttttcttacatatttatttctattttaatgaatttttatgagACCTTGACCTCTCTAGAAGCTTCAATGAGGTCATTTAAGACTATATATTGCCATACAAGAGAGTTCTGTGGGGGTGACAAGGGGCCATGATAGGAAATTATTCAAGACAAGTGCCAGGCTGAACCGTTGCAAATACTCCTTCCCTAACAGCTCAGATAAACACCacgtgccacacacacacacacacacacacacacctggctACCATACTGGAGCCACAGGCCCCCTAGGGCCTCTTCCAGGAAAACGTCTGTAAGAATCTGTAAGTGTCCTATGGTAGATCAGTTATGGGGGAGCGAAGCCCCCTGTAGGATAAAGGACCCTATATCCTAGGTTGGTTTAAAGAGGAATATCCTGTATTAATAAATGGCCATACAAGTGATCTATGGGGTGTCCTATGCTAGTTGAATGCCTAGGAATATATAAGATAAAATTTATGAGGTCCAATAGAGAATAGGGTTCCGCtttagtataggaccagaaaagcagcccctaTAGTAAAGttgtgggggccgatgtggtaacatccctgactggtgaacgccagactggagttcgagtcctaaAACtagttagattctttggtcgctgcaacttcatcatccttatgagctaaggatgaggagtttgggggagcctacaggtctatctgccgagtcataagCAGCTATTCCCTGGGGAGCCTTTGTTTATAGCAGTCAGTTCCTCGTGCATTGAATAAAAATGGACcttaactttcccccctaacctaacctaacctaacctactagccGTGTctatacctacttacctaacagggggagCTAACGCCCCCttcgaccccccttacactgccgtattttaagttagccataataatacatacaggtggccgctgtcATACATACAAACCCCATTAAAACTTCGTAATCTTGGACGCTGAATTCTTTCTTGTCGGGCAGTTTCGCAGTCTCGCGCCTCCCACTAATTTAAACTTGATCAAGGTGCTATGCTGTTACTCATTGTAACTTAACGCATCTCTGGAAGGTGTGTCGTTAAACTCCTTCATGGAATTGAGTAAATTAACTACATGGTTCCCACTTTAGGTCCCCAATTTAACATTTTCGggcgtatgtatgatagcagccacctgtatgtacgaTGAcagactaagaatacggcagtgtaagggtggTCTCACGGGGACTTTAGGCCCCCCTCCCATTTGGTAactaggtaaggacacggcttgtaggttaggttaggggggacgTTTAGGTTAAGCAGTGTCCTTTTAATATGCACGCAaaaggaactggccactgatatacaaaggctccaataatTTTTTTAGGGTTTGGCCGATGAGGTAAcagccctgactggtgaacactagactggGTTTCAattcgctcaaacttgttagttcctttggtcgctacaacttcaccatccttgtgggctaaggatgacgGGTTTGGTGGAGCTTATAGTTCAACCTGCTGAGTCgtgagcagccattacctggctctctttggtcctagcttgggtggagagggggcttgcgtactgatcatatgtatatatggtgtcaaGTTATTTCGCACCATTTCAATTTCGCCCCACTAGGGGGAACTAACTTTTTCCAAAATCAAACTGGGGCGAACTAACttacgcttttttttttcaatatggggCGAATGAACTTAACATTTCATGGTAATATGGGGCGATCTAACTATTCAAATTTTTTGAACACTTGCTTACAACCTGCTCCTGTGTGGCCGTGATGTTTACTTTTTAACACTGTTTGTAGATAGCCCATCATAGAAATTACCTTAGATATCATATGGTGACATTTTTAACTTAGAAAAAGGGCTACTTGAAACAATAAAGGATTTGAGTAAATTTATTTCGACaaattaaaatagcaaaataggcctataataaaaaaaatcacatcacaTCTCCATAGGAGTGTAGAGCCCCATCACCCTACGGAGGAGAGAGAGTCTCTGGGTCAAAGTATAGTCCTGGTGACGTACGTATTCATCCCAGGCCGCGAACAGCTTACGATGGACATTcctgaaatttgaagaaaaaaagtaattatttctgATTTTTCATTTATGCTTGTTGCaacgaataagaaaaaaatctatgaatatatttgaatttgaaaaataacttataaaaaataacttaCTTATACTGGTTGCGTTGGCATCGCATAATCCTCCCCTATCGCAATAGGGAGAGACTGGAGTCGACATTTTTTGCTTCATCCCCAAGAACCTCAAACAATCTATAGAGATGCAACCCACTTTGGTTTACCCGTCTGTTCAAGCGACCATGCCATCCTTCCACTGTATTATTCGTCCTAACTGGACGGTAAAACACTGACCTGTAAttgattatgaaagaaaaaaaaacattgaaataactaAGAGAGAAAACAGGTCGGTAGACATTTGGGTGTTTCgcttgaattaaagtaaatatctctatAACACAATCATGATTTTAAAAATCATAAATTTGAACCTTATATCTAGAATCACTATCTCAGCAAACATTCCTCAGAAATAAAActaattcaatgaaaatatatttaccaaGTCTCGGGGGGCCAAACAGAGCTCTCTATCCAGTTTTTCTTTACATATGAAGCCAATTCCTTCATGGGTGCTGTTGTTGTCGAATTTTCTAGCAGGTGCTCGAAAATTGGTCTGTTAAGGAAAACAAGAAATTAGTTAGATAATTGCATAAATGCATAGTAGATATATTATAAATGgatgaatttatgaataaatatgcaaTGTAATATGACTTACACAATGTGTTCAGCCGGTAACAGTGGCAGTGCCATAAGTTTTTGGACGAAACTTCGAGTGGCCCTATCATCCTTATATAGCTTTTGCATTCCTACTGCCTGTGCCTTTCTCCATATAGCTTGGGTGTAATGGAAACAGCAGCCTTTCATGGTAATGTCAGGCAGCTCTagtgggaaataataataatgatatattagtaCAATATAATATCATTTATAGTAATATAATAGTGCAGCATAAAACGATTTGCCACATGCAATGAAACTTTAATTACCTTTGCGGAAAGCAGACCAGACAGTCTTTTCAAAATCAGCCATGACCTCTTCAACTTTGAGTTCTTGGACTTCTTCACGTATAGATTGAATAAGAGCCCTGTAGTCTACTGTCCTGCTGCCTGACATCACACAAAATAAAAGAGGCACTTGCTTAACACACTCCCCCGAGCGGACATATGCATGAATTGAGTAGAGTTGTTTAAAAGGTTCACGaaccagctaaaaaaaaaagaaaaattacaagattAACATTGgcttaaatttttgtatttttatatatatttttatccattttagcAAACTCAAAATTTTTTTCGCAACTTACCTTATACGTACCGTCGACATACCATACACGAGCATTTTGCAGCAAGTGTAGCTGGTTGTCGCTATACAACATGATGTGCCGCCTGCCATTAATCCAAAAATCAGTAGAATGAAGGATAGCTGGCATGTGTTCATCTTGGATAACCAAATCATCcatctattaaaatatatatatatatatatatatatatatatatatatatatatatatatatatatatcataatatataaatatatcataaaaataagcATATTATGACTCTATATACCCATGAGAGTCCACTACTTGCAGAGCTCCATCTCGCCCAGTATTTGTTTTTTTGTAGATGATTTCTTCTGGCGGCACTTCTGATTGTGGGATGCCATCATCGATAGAAATTTCTTGGACATTAATGGGGACTTCTAAGGGGGGCAAAACAATTTCAGAGCACTCGGCTTCATTCTGAACTTCATCTTCGTCATCCACAAcctgaaaaaaaacaacaaaaaaaaaaaataaataaaaaaaataaaaaaaaattattataaaaaaattatgcatCAAGATGAAAACACTTTATAGCAGCATTAACATAAATAATACTAACCTCGCCACCAAATATAACTAtatcttcttcctcttcatattcttcaATAGGCAGCACTTCAATAGTTTCCCAACCAACGGCTCCTTCCAACTCCTCATCATATTCTTCAATAGGCAGCACTTCAATAGTTTCACAACCAACGGCTCCTTCCAACTCCTCTTCAAATTcgtctctttcttcctcttctaaAGTCAACACATAGATAGGTTCCACACCAACGGCCACaagctgaaaaaaattattttatgtaaaaaaaaggaaagggaTTTTATGATTAAATAAGCACATTTATTTTATTCAAGTACTAAGCTAAAGGGCTGGGCTATGCCCGGTCCTTGacattttcagaaatatttcataCTTGCAAATAAAATATCGTACTAACCTTAGATTGGCAAGAAGGGCAAATCCAATCAAAATCGTGACCTTGTTTGATATTTTTTGTGATTGCCCTATATTCTTTTTGTGTGATGTTGGTGCCGCAGGTTCTGTGGCACCAAAGGTCGCACTCATCACAAAGGAAGGCTTGCTGCTGTGCCCTCACTTCACGGCCACAAGAAGAACATGGATACTCCATGGTCTTTCTTTGGAATAATTTCTTGTATTGGACAACCATCACTATTTCTAATTTCCATTTCGATTTTTGGCCCCTTTTTCTTTACCATTTCCATCATAATCCTACCCTCTTACCTTTCTCTCGAAGTTACTACCTAatccccatttaaaaaaaaattacaatttagtcTTTTACATGTCATTTTCCTTAATCCTCCTCTTACCTTCTTCTCTTAAATTTTCTGTAATGTAATCGCCACCGTAAAGGTGGGCACAAATCCTCAGGTAATATTCTTTTTCTCAATAAAATGGAAGGAAGTAAATAAAATCAATTTATACacttcatattctttatttacaaaatGTTACAATATGTTTCATATGATTGAATAACGAGTGACAtcatctttcaataaaaaaaaaacaatactaataaACAAACATAAGTCATATCTTGAAATCGTGATTAATTCAAATAATCGGAATAATTAAGTGGAACAAATGATCATAGATGAAATTCTGTAAAGACACTCCTAAGAAAAAGATAATTCATAAGATGCTAATTCATAATTCGACATGAATTGCAAAATGAAAGTAGGGCGACCTAacttcagttatttttcaaaatgGGGTGAGCTGACTTGTCCGATTTTTCCCCGATTTTCCGGAATGGGGCGAACTAACTTACAAAATGGGGGGAACTGACTTGAAATAATCTAGGGAAAAGTGGGGCGAAATAACCCGTAagcgtatatatggtcaatctctagggcattgtcctgcttgatagggtaatgtcactgtcccttgcctttgccatttatgagcggcctaaAAGCCTTTATGGTATGTTAGAGGTCGCAGCTTGAATAAAATCCTCAAAAAATAGGACAATTTAATGAAAGACTATAGCAGTGGGCCTTCTTTGAGCTTTTGAATTATATTATTAGATTGTCAAATGTTAAATATACGTATTTGCGTTCTGGACTTTTAATTTTATGTACGCCCATTATTAAGGTAGTGGTTGGTTTAATGAATCATGCTGTCGAGAGATTGAAATTTGACATCCAGTAGAATTTAGATGTAAAAGTACACTGCATTTCTAAAGCAAAGACTCAGAACGATATGGCTATGAATTTTTATCCCATGaatttactagtttttttttttctttatctttaatatagatattttttatactattttttataCCCAAGTTTTATCGTGGGTCAGGTgtttaagagtcgagcttgactttGCCAGGTAAATCATCTTTTATTAACAACACTTTCACTCggccaaattaaatatttaatggGTTTCTTCATGCCGATACTGTTTTCATCTAAAAAGCTTTTTCAAATAGAGTATGTTGAGGTAATGGAAATACAAAATACTGTCTGTACAGTACAGTATCATTAATTTTTAAGGGAAAATAGTTGCACATATTTAATGCATTTATTAATAAGTGTCAAAAAATAATATTAGTTTCTTTTTCCAGACCCGACAAACAGAATTGCACGATGTTGCGGGCAAAGGACTTGAGCGATTATGAATTGCTCCGGGAGAAAAATATTAAGGAGAGACAGCAGTTGGTAAGTACTTCTCTTTACTTTGTTTCTCTTATGTAACATTGTGTAACAAGAGCTTGTGTATTGTCTTGGCACACGCTGTATAAGAGGTCAACACGTGGCAAGTTTTTCTGCATGCAGTATTTAATTTAGTGTTCCTGGTAAGACAGAAGACATTACTTGGTAATGGCATCAGAactgttatcgttattattattattttgttctgtaactggaatacaaaccacgctatttattaggggttatactttcggcggagctgaaatgacgagccattaaaatttagcgagggttaactaccgacaccgctagttagcgggggtaggggggtagcttgctaccactcccgttcttacacctgtgatttagtcactttacttttggctcgcatGGAGAGCGATTGTttctgctcttcctcctcgcctattctggactgccattaatttttttcttttatcttactttttcttatacagtagggtcccgaattatgcgagaatttggtcgatgaaaggcctcgtgtaattggaaattcgtatatttcgaaacacatcatggcggcaaacagcaacctacccgtcaatttttttttcactccatttctagctttctagctatatatatactgtatatacactgtgtgtgtgtatgtatgtatgtatatattatatatatatataaaacacacacatatatatatatatatatatatatatatatatatatatatatatatatatatatactgtagcttttatcttaacaatactgtaagaaatccttcttatagaattttttttataaaatactgtacaaaatttcttttatggataaataaaacaataaaaagttgttaaagttttgataattttctatgactgtagtatttactactggactatgcatagcttactgttttcagtattttccgaatgatgtagaattatttcctatagatacaaaaaacaaaaaagggttttcaaggtttgatacagtacgtatctagcaatagttaaaaattacagtatagtactgtatatccatgatgacactcccacacgtaaacacggccactaggcgcaagtgtgcactaggctgctgtacgataatcacgctttttttgccctgagcggtcatttcaccaatgataatttttcaaagttaatataatttctttatgcttataattcgtaattatagttaaaagtagggatattaattaaatggttgagtaaaaaaaacaattaatactactattatttaatttcaaatggctacataatactgaatattctaatgggttctttttatcttcaatcgtaaatcttacccctggataagcaacaaaaggaaagggataggtctctctctctctctctctctctctctctctctctctctctctctctctctctctctctctctctctcttcatatcgtttcctgtatagttttcaaatatgttcgtcatacatttgtacattatttatctctctctctctctctctctctctctctctctctctctctctctctctctctctctctctctctctcggcgtttcctttccctttatagttttgtgaaatttcgttgtccagtcattcggtaatgagaagtcattttcgctttcgacatcgaaagaaaactttgtttcttcaatatactcatcactggaggattcagaactagtgctctcattatcaaataggttatcattatcaaattccacaacaagaatatcatttatttcatctaaagaaataaccttcctctttagacctttcattacaaaaggaacaacaaataaccacttatgcatgaacgcccgagcgcactgataggaaaccagttcaaaccagagttttgtaacatcaagctaccttcagaaaaatagttgccagacatcatataagtttctattcacagtccccatatgctgagagtgttgccaagtggtgatcctatacttactatacgagtaaagtaacatcacgagactgacggcttgtaaaaggcaattaaagtcatgaacggaatatacagttgaaggcggtaccgagtagatcgtggtgaacggtttatcacgtgggtgacgcttaacaggttaaaaaaacattttatatagttcggtattttctctatccatcctctcccagaaaaccttcaaatgtgaattatcggaatgtgtgcagatcttggcagtgcgataactagttagcgactgagaataaaaaaaataaaaagcccgattgacgaatgacgatgctgatgaagaggatatcgaataccgatttttccctaattgattttttctacgttctgtctaatccaatgtacagtacattcttatgtaaagggcgaaccccaacatttcttgatgctgctacactttaattatagatattttaccacctatttataatctttatttataataacatctttagtaaaagctcttcaatatcactttcaggagtaaatgcgtttatgatcgacgatgaaacgtaaaaaaaaaaaaacgttttccttttaagaaggtgttttttaggaaaaaaaaaaaaaacaacacgaaacaaaattgctcatatttcatatattttgattttctaaggataaataaaacattaattataacattattattacatagtacctggtaagatatcttttgccgcaaaagttaacctatagacagatgttaaaattggttagcgagttcgttatgatcggcgatggaacgtactaaacaaagtaatggtttggttgtggtgacatgtttggcagtagcatgatataaaatagtctttattttgatggtttttaatttaaagtttaatgaataaggatttttcaccataatcacaacgtaagtataaaaattaattattacaaatatggaatattatacatataggtgttggacagttaggctaggcctagcgacaagttcacacaacagatgggcaaaccttaacatttttcatccaaaactagtcttaaaatgtttgaacagaaatcattctctcacattctcccccccccccttctcagacatcgggaaccatcacccccccctaatacaattaagaaaacaatagattacctacgcttcgcggtgcttgactcgcggatttagaatgctcctcgcaaatacaggaaaattaatttttaaaaactatcgatcgcgtaattgaggaatcgcgtaattagaacacgtgtaattcgggaccctactgtacatgtatatatatgaaaacatttttaatgtttatgtatatgtgtatagaaatgcgataagtttccttttcagtgtttgtgctgtgcgtgtgatacatatacgacgacacttgcgtacattagcaccggaacaaggccagcacagttccacttcgtggggaacgacctctccctctctggtccatcggtcttctaGTTGGCATATAACCGTTGACTCGGCTGCCGCTGGGGAATAGTCATctcctggaccctcttcattcaactattgtcttcgcctattcccttttcctacgggaaacggATTACTGAGTGAAGGGTATGTGGcctctcaaagattgactacggtctttctcttctcaaggttgttcacctttcaacaacagtgtactattgggaagagcTCCTTTCCCGTTTGCGGGGTAGGTcgcgcttccgattgtttgtctcaattattttaagtgaaattataattgtaattttaactttacaggttttctccgtggggaacacttccctttggaggatcagcggtt encodes:
- the LOC137621839 gene encoding uncharacterized protein, which codes for MDDLVIQDEHMPAILHSTDFWINGRRHIMLYSDNQLHLLQNARVWYVDGTYKLVREPFKQLYSIHAYVRSGECVKQVPLLFCVMSGSRTVDYRALIQSIREEVQELKVEEVMADFEKTVWSAFRKELPDITMKGCCFHYTQAIWRKAQAVGMQKLYKDDRATRSFVQKLMALPLLPAEHIVPIFEHLLENSTTTAPMKELASYVKKNWIESSVWPPETWSVFYRPVRTNNTVEGWHGRLNRRVNQSGLHLYRLFEVLGDEAKNVDSSLSLLR